A region from the Desulfovibrio sp. genome encodes:
- a CDS encoding outer membrane homotrimeric porin, which produces MRKKVLSLLAAAALLPGLAATAQAVDFKTKGVWIMNFEYGGGGNFMERGRSINGVQANRTTGWGRYNEDQFESKSRVRLQLDAVASEALSGTVYFEIGRQYWGQAGNKSGAALGADGNNVIKIKHSYLDWTMPQTDVKVRMGIQRIFLPDYVTEASQAFDADTAGITVSVPVNEHLSLTGFWARAYNDNWAGNDNSPQSYLDNFDLFGLTAPLRFEGVNITPWGLVGAFGSNTFRKGNDFYGKNNDGAGALGVAPATYALSNGKVGRQIANAYSTIFWAGLTGEAVAWNPFRLAWSFNYGQSDTGVETLNRKGWYGSLLAEYSMDWGVPGIYGWYTSGDDGNVKNGSERMPTIEANNESTNGLDSFGTLGTLTLGRDTLLGSTFVGTWGVGARVKDVSFLDKLKHTLHANLLGGTNSPTMAKYIKGQKDVDGQTLFRPDVTPGSMGDFNTANYYGLYLTSRDYAAEFGVTSTYQMYDNFKIVVEANYIALWLDQSKDVWGGYTTTSGSRMGGVTTQDAWNVNMSFIYKF; this is translated from the coding sequence ATGCGGAAAAAAGTTTTATCGCTTCTGGCTGCCGCAGCCTTGCTGCCTGGCCTTGCCGCCACTGCGCAAGCTGTGGACTTCAAGACCAAGGGCGTCTGGATAATGAATTTTGAATATGGCGGCGGCGGCAACTTTATGGAACGGGGGCGCTCCATCAACGGCGTGCAGGCCAACCGCACCACAGGATGGGGCCGTTATAATGAAGACCAGTTCGAGTCCAAGTCGCGCGTACGCCTTCAGCTTGACGCCGTGGCATCAGAAGCGCTTTCGGGCACCGTGTATTTTGAGATTGGCCGCCAGTATTGGGGGCAGGCCGGCAACAAGTCTGGCGCGGCACTGGGGGCGGACGGCAACAACGTCATCAAGATCAAGCACAGCTACCTTGACTGGACCATGCCGCAAACCGATGTAAAGGTTCGCATGGGCATACAGCGCATCTTTTTGCCGGACTATGTGACCGAAGCTTCGCAGGCCTTTGACGCCGACACCGCAGGTATAACGGTTTCCGTGCCCGTGAACGAACACCTCTCGCTCACAGGATTCTGGGCGCGCGCCTACAACGACAACTGGGCCGGCAATGACAATTCTCCTCAGAGCTATCTGGACAACTTTGATCTTTTTGGCCTTACCGCTCCCCTGCGTTTTGAAGGCGTCAACATCACGCCCTGGGGCCTTGTGGGCGCATTTGGCAGCAACACCTTTCGCAAGGGCAATGATTTTTACGGCAAGAACAACGATGGCGCGGGCGCGCTGGGCGTTGCCCCCGCCACCTATGCCCTCAGTAACGGAAAGGTCGGGCGGCAGATAGCCAATGCCTATTCCACCATTTTCTGGGCGGGCCTGACAGGCGAAGCCGTGGCCTGGAATCCCTTTCGGCTGGCCTGGAGCTTTAACTACGGGCAGTCCGACACAGGCGTTGAAACCCTGAACCGCAAGGGCTGGTACGGCTCCCTTCTGGCAGAATACAGCATGGATTGGGGTGTGCCCGGTATCTACGGCTGGTATACGAGCGGCGATGACGGCAACGTGAAAAACGGCTCCGAGCGCATGCCCACCATTGAAGCCAACAACGAAAGCACCAACGGGCTGGACAGCTTCGGCACGCTTGGCACCCTCACCCTTGGACGCGATACCCTGCTTGGCTCCACCTTTGTGGGAACCTGGGGCGTGGGCGCGCGGGTCAAGGACGTGAGCTTTCTGGACAAGCTCAAGCACACCCTCCACGCCAACCTGCTTGGCGGCACCAACAGCCCCACCATGGCCAAGTACATCAAGGGGCAGAAAGATGTGGACGGGCAAACCCTGTTCCGCCCCGATGTAACCCCCGGCAGCATGGGCGATTTCAACACGGCCAACTACTACGGCCTGTACCTGACCTCGCGCGACTACGCTGCGGAATTTGGCGTCACCTCCACCTACCAGATGTACGACAACTTCAAGATTGTGGTGGAAGCCAACTACATTGCCCTGTGGCTTGACCAGTCCAAGGATGTCTGGGGCGGGTACACCACCACAAGCGGTTCACGCATGGGCGGCGTCACCACCCAGGACGCCTGGAACGTCAACATGAGCTTTATCTACAAATTCTAG
- the nikA gene encoding nickel ABC transporter substrate-binding protein — protein MRKIGFVLAALICCMNISACQNDEKSTAQAQRTEMVYASTKDIRIINPHLYSGEMAAQSMVFEPLVVNTSEGVKPCLAESWEISPDGRVYTFHLRKGVTFSDGAPFDAAAVKMNMDAIVANRQRHGFEMVNEIERNEVVDTYTYRLVLTHPYYPTLVELGLVRPFRIISPNCFINGQTKDGVSGYVGTGPWVLTEHKEKQYALFTANKNYWGAQPKLQAVRWRVMPDHQTIMLALQKGEIDLVFGADGDMLNMDAFNALQKEGKYATLISKPIASRAILLNAHQPVTKDRAVRMALQYAVNKQAIVDGVLNGTESVADTLISPTVPYCDLGLPVRGYDPAKAAAMLEAAGWKIGPDGLRAKDGQKAIVRLYYNSQNAQERTLAEYVQSDLKKVGIEMKIIGEEKQAFLDRQRTGDFELQYSLSWGTPYDPQSYLSSWRKPAHGDYQAQVGMERKEWLDKTISQLMIEPDEATRKAMYREVLTYVHDEGVYIPISYSRTKAVHSKALQGVGFAVSQYEIPFEKMYFENTPAR, from the coding sequence ATGCGAAAAATCGGTTTTGTACTGGCGGCCCTGATCTGCTGCATGAACATATCCGCCTGCCAGAATGATGAAAAATCCACTGCCCAGGCGCAGCGTACCGAAATGGTCTACGCCAGCACCAAGGACATACGCATCATCAATCCCCATCTCTATTCCGGGGAAATGGCCGCCCAGAGTATGGTGTTTGAACCGCTGGTGGTGAACACCTCCGAGGGTGTGAAGCCCTGCCTTGCCGAAAGCTGGGAGATTTCGCCCGATGGCCGCGTGTACACATTTCATTTGCGCAAGGGCGTGACCTTCAGTGACGGTGCACCCTTTGACGCTGCCGCCGTCAAGATGAACATGGACGCCATTGTTGCCAACAGGCAGCGGCATGGATTTGAAATGGTTAACGAGATTGAGCGCAACGAAGTGGTGGACACGTACACGTACCGCCTTGTGCTCACGCATCCGTACTATCCCACCCTGGTGGAACTGGGGCTTGTGCGGCCATTCCGTATTATTTCGCCCAACTGCTTTATTAACGGTCAGACCAAGGACGGTGTTTCCGGCTATGTGGGCACTGGCCCCTGGGTGCTGACCGAACACAAGGAAAAGCAGTACGCGCTCTTTACGGCCAACAAAAATTACTGGGGCGCTCAGCCCAAGTTGCAGGCCGTGCGCTGGCGCGTCATGCCTGACCATCAGACCATCATGCTTGCCCTGCAAAAGGGAGAAATAGATCTGGTTTTTGGCGCAGACGGCGACATGCTGAACATGGATGCCTTTAACGCGCTGCAAAAAGAAGGCAAGTACGCCACCCTTATCAGCAAGCCCATTGCCTCGCGCGCCATCCTGCTCAATGCGCACCAGCCTGTGACCAAGGACCGCGCAGTGCGCATGGCCCTGCAATATGCGGTCAACAAGCAGGCCATTGTGGACGGCGTTCTGAACGGCACGGAAAGCGTGGCCGACACGCTTATTTCGCCCACGGTGCCCTATTGCGACCTTGGTTTACCTGTGCGCGGCTATGATCCGGCCAAGGCCGCAGCCATGCTTGAGGCTGCTGGCTGGAAGATCGGCCCCGATGGTCTGCGCGCCAAGGACGGGCAAAAGGCCATAGTGCGCCTGTACTACAATTCGCAAAATGCGCAGGAGCGCACCCTTGCCGAATACGTGCAGAGCGACCTGAAAAAGGTCGGCATTGAGATGAAGATCATCGGCGAGGAAAAACAGGCTTTTCTTGACCGCCAGCGCACTGGCGATTTTGAACTGCAATACTCGCTTTCGTGGGGAACCCCCTATGACCCGCAGTCCTACCTTTCATCGTGGCGCAAACCCGCGCACGGCGACTATCAGGCCCAGGTGGGCATGGAGCGCAAGGAATGGCTGGATAAAACCATCAGCCAGCTCATGATTGAACCGGATGAAGCGACCCGCAAGGCCATGTACAGAGAAGTTCTCACCTATGTGCATGACGAGGGCGTGTATATTCCCATTTCATACTCGCGCACCAAAGCTGTGCATTCCAAGGCCTTGCAGGGCGTTGGATTCGCCGTTTCGCAGTACGAAATTCCTTTTGAAAAAATGTATTTCGAGAACACACCCGCCCGCTAG
- the opp1B gene encoding nickel/cobalt ABC transporter permease, translating to MKAYILRRLLLTIPLLLGISFVSFVIIQLSPSDPAEVVVRVNEIEPTDEVVAITREQLGLNKPFLTRYADWMCAVAQGDLGRRYVDNKPVAQELARALPPTVWLALTSTLFMAVCSVGMAFVCAMYEGRTVDYLLRGFIFLGTATPGFWAGLLLMWLFSVKLNWLPTSGMQGASSVILPAVTLSLTYISTYARLLRNSMVQNKQKNSVLYARARGLTRGMIWRHIFRNSLQSTLTGLGMSLPKLMAGTFVVETIFAWPGLGWLCVTAIFNRDFPVIQAYVLLMAVMFVGCNLLVDILCAVIDPRLRARGQA from the coding sequence ATGAAAGCATACATTCTACGCCGCCTTTTGCTGACAATCCCGCTTTTGCTGGGGATTTCCTTTGTTTCATTCGTCATCATCCAGCTCAGCCCAAGCGACCCGGCCGAGGTGGTAGTCCGCGTCAACGAAATTGAGCCCACGGATGAAGTGGTGGCGATCACGCGTGAGCAGCTTGGCCTCAACAAGCCTTTTCTGACGCGCTATGCGGACTGGATGTGCGCCGTTGCGCAGGGTGATCTGGGCAGGCGCTATGTGGACAACAAGCCCGTTGCACAGGAACTGGCCCGGGCGCTGCCCCCCACCGTGTGGCTGGCGCTGACGTCAACGTTGTTCATGGCGGTGTGCAGCGTGGGGATGGCTTTTGTGTGCGCCATGTACGAGGGGCGCACTGTGGATTACCTGCTGCGCGGGTTTATTTTTCTTGGCACGGCCACGCCCGGATTCTGGGCCGGTTTGCTGCTCATGTGGCTTTTTTCAGTCAAGCTCAACTGGTTGCCCACCAGCGGCATGCAGGGCGCAAGCTCGGTCATTCTGCCCGCAGTGACGCTCTCGCTGACCTATATTTCCACCTACGCGCGCTTGTTGCGCAACAGCATGGTGCAGAACAAGCAGAAGAATTCCGTGCTCTATGCGCGGGCCAGGGGCCTCACGCGGGGCATGATCTGGCGGCATATCTTTCGCAATTCGCTGCAATCCACGTTGACCGGGCTTGGCATGTCGCTGCCAAAGCTCATGGCCGGAACCTTTGTGGTAGAAACCATTTTTGCCTGGCCCGGCCTCGGCTGGCTGTGCGTCACCGCCATTTTTAACCGCGATTTCCCTGTCATTCAGGCCTATGTGCTGCTGATGGCCGTAATGTTTGTGGGCTGCAACCTGCTGGTGGACATATTGTGCGCTGTCATTGATCCGCGCCTGCGCGCCAGGGGGCAGGCATGA
- the opp1C gene encoding nickel/cobalt ABC transporter permease: protein MRVWRRLRNDPLGMICLCFLLAVVALALCAPLAAPWDPTAIDVRNKFAAWSLAHPLGTDQLGRDVLSRLIWGGRATLGFSLLTMGITLVIGSGLGIVAGFCRGKVDETIMRFCDVMMSFPSEVLILAIVGMLGPGLGNVVIASVIAKWPWYSRMVRSVVMQYTDVNYVRFARVAGCGMWHIFRRHLLPGALGEIIVLATLDTGSVILSVSALSFLGLGVQPPTAEWGAMLSDAKDIMSMYPQQMLPAGMTILLVVAAFNFLGDSLRDAIDPAHTTLQGVSL from the coding sequence ATGAGGGTATGGCGGCGGCTGCGCAACGACCCTCTGGGCATGATCTGCCTGTGTTTTCTGCTTGCCGTGGTGGCGCTGGCCTTGTGCGCGCCCCTGGCGGCTCCGTGGGATCCCACGGCTATTGATGTGAGAAATAAATTTGCGGCATGGTCTCTGGCGCATCCCCTTGGCACAGATCAGCTCGGCAGGGACGTATTGTCCCGGCTTATCTGGGGCGGGCGCGCCACCCTGGGCTTTTCGTTGCTCACAATGGGCATAACCCTTGTTATCGGTAGCGGATTGGGCATTGTGGCTGGTTTTTGTCGCGGCAAGGTTGACGAAACCATCATGCGCTTTTGCGATGTGATGATGTCCTTCCCCAGCGAGGTACTCATTCTGGCCATTGTGGGCATGCTTGGGCCGGGGCTTGGCAATGTGGTCATCGCCAGCGTGATTGCCAAGTGGCCCTGGTATTCGCGCATGGTTCGCTCTGTGGTCATGCAGTATACGGACGTCAATTATGTGCGCTTTGCCCGTGTGGCGGGCTGCGGCATGTGGCACATCTTCCGTAGGCATCTGCTGCCCGGCGCGCTGGGCGAAATCATTGTGCTGGCAACGCTTGATACCGGGTCGGTGATCCTGTCGGTTTCGGCTTTGTCCTTTCTGGGCCTTGGCGTACAGCCGCCCACGGCGGAGTGGGGCGCCATGCTCAGCGACGCCAAGGACATCATGTCCATGTATCCGCAGCAGATGCTGCCCGCAGGGATGACAATCCTGCTGGTTGTGGCGGCCTTCAACTTTTTGGGCGACAGCCTGCGCGATGCCATTGACCCAGCCCACACGACCCTGCAGGGAGTGAGCCTGTGA
- a CDS encoding ABC transporter ATP-binding protein has translation MSAFNTDCQKQEPFCGAAPHVPDVLDVRNLRVVQRANGQELVHGVNFTLAAGACLGIVGESGSGKTLSCRSIMGLLPPTLAGEGTAVFNGIDLVHAPAEQMRQLRGSRIAMVLQQPMTAFDPLYTMGAQFRETLTAHGAYTAGQADELAVTMFGRVRLDAPQEVLRSYPHELSGGMLQRCMIALALALEPQLIIADEPTTALDAETQFEVVQRFMELRAQCNTAMIFVSHDLGVVQRLADAVLVMKDGRCVEYGPAETVFNAPQHEYTQYLIRTRLALTRGFEAMLERAHA, from the coding sequence GTGAGCGCGTTCAATACAGATTGTCAAAAGCAGGAACCGTTTTGCGGTGCAGCACCCCATGTGCCCGATGTCCTTGATGTGCGCAATCTGCGCGTGGTGCAGCGCGCAAACGGGCAGGAGCTTGTGCACGGCGTGAATTTTACGCTTGCCGCTGGGGCCTGCCTTGGCATTGTGGGCGAAAGCGGCAGCGGTAAAACCCTGAGCTGCCGCAGCATCATGGGGCTGTTGCCGCCCACGCTTGCGGGCGAGGGCACGGCTGTTTTTAACGGGATTGATCTTGTGCATGCCCCGGCGGAGCAGATGCGCCAGCTCCGGGGCAGCAGGATTGCCATGGTCTTGCAACAGCCCATGACGGCCTTTGACCCCCTGTACACCATGGGGGCGCAGTTTAGAGAAACCCTGACTGCGCATGGGGCATACACCGCCGGGCAGGCAGATGAGCTGGCTGTAACCATGTTTGGGCGCGTGCGCCTTGATGCGCCGCAGGAAGTTTTGCGCAGCTACCCGCACGAGCTTTCGGGCGGCATGCTGCAACGCTGCATGATTGCTCTGGCATTGGCCCTTGAGCCGCAGCTCATCATTGCAGACGAACCAACAACGGCCCTGGATGCGGAAACGCAGTTTGAGGTCGTGCAGCGCTTTATGGAACTGCGGGCACAGTGCAATACCGCCATGATCTTTGTTTCACACGATCTGGGCGTGGTGCAGCGTCTGGCAGATGCCGTGCTTGTGATGAAGGATGGCCGCTGCGTGGAATACGGCCCTGCGGAAACAGTGTTCAACGCGCCGCAGCACGAATATACGCAGTATCTCATCCGCACGAGGCTTGCGCTGACGCGGGGCTTTGAAGCCATGCTGGAGCGCGCCCATGCTTGA
- a CDS encoding dipeptide/oligopeptide/nickel ABC transporter ATP-binding protein produces MLEVRNICKSYGKGGLWNPEPKPVLHDVSFHIPVGATVGLVGESGSGKSTLSRIVLGLERPSSGTVLLEGQGVPQWLRRNPGRMSVVFQDYTTSVNPAYTIRSIIREPLLACGRGAGSDRAVLALMERVGLAANLADRLPHEVSGGQLQRVCIARAIAADPRFVVFDEAISSLDVSVQTRILDLLRELKGNMTYFFIAHDLQAVTYLCDDILFMHQGRIVEQAAGTGLAGVSHPYAQKLVSSAILFRSAWNG; encoded by the coding sequence ATGCTTGAGGTAAGAAATATCTGCAAAAGCTATGGCAAGGGCGGATTGTGGAATCCAGAACCAAAGCCTGTGCTGCATGACGTGAGTTTTCACATCCCCGTGGGCGCGACAGTGGGGCTGGTGGGCGAGAGCGGCAGCGGCAAAAGCACGCTGAGCCGCATTGTTCTTGGGCTGGAGCGCCCAAGCAGCGGCACGGTATTGCTTGAGGGGCAGGGGGTGCCCCAGTGGTTGCGGCGCAATCCTGGCCGCATGAGCGTGGTTTTTCAGGATTACACAACCTCGGTCAATCCGGCCTACACCATCCGCAGCATCATCCGCGAGCCTTTGCTGGCCTGCGGCAGAGGCGCAGGGTCGGACAGGGCAGTGCTTGCGTTGATGGAGCGCGTTGGCCTTGCCGCGAACCTTGCAGACCGCTTGCCCCACGAGGTCAGCGGCGGTCAATTGCAGCGGGTGTGTATTGCCCGCGCCATCGCCGCGGATCCCCGCTTTGTGGTTTTTGACGAGGCCATCAGCTCGCTGGACGTTTCGGTGCAGACCCGCATTCTTGACCTGCTGCGCGAGCTCAAGGGCAACATGACCTATTTTTTTATAGCGCACGACCTTCAGGCCGTGACCTATCTGTGCGATGATATCCTCTTTATGCATCAGGGCCGCATTGTGGAACAGGCCGCAGGCACCGGGCTGGCTGGCGTTTCGCACCCCTACGCGCAAAAACTGGTGAGTTCGGCAATTCTGTTTCGTTCGGCCTGGAATGGCTGA
- a CDS encoding class I SAM-dependent methyltransferase, producing the protein MSQYVTDTACATLDAMSVPGPTLTGRIENYWSRRAESYGEIRRHELACEKKSLWLAEIMPHLPEARPLRILDVGTGAGFFAILLAEQGHCVCGVDMTQAMLDEGAVLARQAGCDVAFQRMDACCLEFESASFDAVISRNLTWTLQDAAAAYREWNRVLRPGGVLLNFDADYGSVSFLDLADQHVGINDDMMLECENIRRQLPLSSESRPVWDVQTLRNSGFSDCWCDHGLSARIYAHRDETYNPVPMFALRAIK; encoded by the coding sequence ATGAGCCAATACGTTACAGACACCGCCTGCGCCACTCTGGATGCCATGTCCGTCCCCGGCCCGACGCTCACGGGCCGCATAGAAAACTACTGGTCGCGCCGGGCCGAAAGCTATGGCGAAATACGGCGTCATGAGCTTGCCTGTGAGAAAAAATCTCTGTGGCTGGCGGAAATCATGCCCCATCTGCCAGAGGCAAGGCCATTGCGCATCCTTGATGTGGGTACAGGGGCCGGATTTTTCGCCATACTGCTGGCAGAGCAGGGGCATTGCGTCTGCGGCGTGGACATGACCCAAGCCATGCTGGATGAAGGCGCGGTCCTTGCCCGGCAAGCCGGGTGCGATGTGGCCTTTCAGCGCATGGACGCCTGTTGCCTTGAGTTTGAATCCGCAAGTTTTGACGCGGTGATTTCGCGCAACCTCACCTGGACGCTTCAGGATGCCGCTGCCGCGTACCGGGAATGGAACCGCGTGCTGCGGCCCGGCGGGGTGCTCCTGAATTTTGACGCTGACTACGGCTCGGTTTCTTTTCTGGATCTGGCGGATCAGCATGTGGGCATAAATGACGACATGATGCTTGAATGCGAAAACATTCGCCGACAGTTGCCGCTCAGTTCAGAATCCCGCCCGGTATGGGACGTGCAGACCCTGCGCAACTCCGGTTTTTCAGACTGCTGGTGCGACCACGGCCTGAGCGCGCGCATCTACGCCCACCGCGATGAAACGTACAATCCTGTGCCCATGTTTGCCCTGCGGGCGATCAAGTAG
- a CDS encoding aspartate ammonia-lyase, with amino-acid sequence MCSSGKAGSVSSGAQAGVTQLTTQPYRQESDALGTVDIPLSAYWGVHTARALANFPLSGRPVRPELVRAMALVKLACCRANEELGYLPQPEAQAIADASREVAQGGLAHAFVVDALQGGAGTSTNMNMNEVLANRAEELLGGSLGSYARIDPLRHVNLHQSTNDVYPTAVRVAALFLLKDLEQAIAALQSAFQEKELAFRHILKVGRTQLQDAVPVTLGMECSAWAECLSRDRWRVFKCAERLRVVNLGGTAVGTGITAPRKYIFLVVEKLREVTGLGLSRAENLMDATQNVDPLVEVSGILKAHAVNLFKICADLRLLSSGPSAGIGELKLPARQAGSSIMPGKVNPVICEAASQAALRVMADDSAVTQAAFLGQLELNAFMPLLADCLLGSMHLLAQANTMLAENCVLGLEADEAACARHLGRSFATVTALVPVLGYALAGEIAAQAHKTGQSVRAVVLERGLMKAEDVDSLLSAEAATALGHR; translated from the coding sequence ATGTGTAGTTCCGGCAAGGCAGGCTCTGTCAGCTCCGGTGCGCAGGCGGGTGTTACGCAGCTAACTACGCAGCCGTACAGGCAGGAATCGGACGCGCTGGGCACAGTGGATATTCCACTGTCGGCATACTGGGGCGTGCATACGGCCCGTGCGCTGGCAAATTTCCCACTTTCGGGCCGGCCCGTCAGGCCAGAGCTTGTGCGGGCAATGGCGCTCGTCAAGCTGGCATGCTGCCGCGCCAACGAGGAGCTTGGCTACCTGCCGCAGCCCGAAGCTCAGGCCATAGCCGATGCCAGCCGCGAGGTTGCCCAGGGCGGTCTGGCTCATGCCTTTGTGGTGGATGCCCTGCAAGGCGGCGCGGGAACCTCCACCAACATGAATATGAACGAGGTACTTGCCAACCGGGCCGAAGAACTGCTTGGGGGCAGCCTTGGCTCTTACGCCCGCATAGATCCCTTGCGGCATGTGAACCTTCACCAGTCCACCAACGATGTGTACCCAACTGCGGTGAGGGTTGCCGCCCTGTTTCTGCTCAAGGATCTGGAACAGGCCATTGCCGCCCTGCAATCTGCCTTTCAGGAAAAAGAACTGGCCTTTCGCCATATTCTCAAGGTGGGCCGCACCCAGTTGCAGGATGCCGTGCCCGTGACCCTTGGCATGGAGTGTTCCGCCTGGGCAGAATGCCTCTCGCGCGACCGCTGGCGCGTGTTCAAGTGCGCAGAGCGGCTGCGCGTGGTCAACCTTGGCGGCACGGCGGTGGGTACGGGTATAACCGCCCCCCGCAAATACATTTTTCTGGTGGTCGAAAAGCTGCGCGAGGTCACGGGGCTGGGCCTTTCGCGGGCAGAAAATCTGATGGACGCCACGCAAAATGTTGATCCACTGGTTGAAGTTTCCGGCATTCTTAAAGCTCATGCAGTAAATTTATTTAAAATTTGCGCAGACTTGCGCTTACTTTCATCCGGCCCGTCGGCGGGAATCGGCGAGCTTAAACTGCCTGCAAGGCAGGCTGGGTCAAGCATCATGCCGGGCAAGGTCAACCCCGTAATATGCGAGGCCGCATCACAGGCCGCTCTGCGGGTCATGGCCGATGACAGCGCCGTGACTCAGGCCGCATTTCTGGGGCAACTGGAACTTAACGCTTTCATGCCGCTGCTGGCGGATTGCCTGCTTGGCAGCATGCATCTGCTGGCGCAGGCCAATACCATGCTGGCCGAAAATTGCGTGTTGGGCCTTGAGGCTGACGAAGCCGCCTGCGCCCGGCATCTTGGCAGATCATTTGCCACGGTTACAGCACTTGTGCCGGTGCTTGGCTATGCGCTTGCGGGTGAAATTGCCGCCCAGGCGCACAAAACAGGGCAGAGCGTGCGCGCGGTGGTGCTGGAGAGGGGCCTGATGAAGGCGGAGGATGTGGACAGCCTGCTCAGCGCAGAGGCCGCAACCGCGCTTGGACACAGGTAG
- the hydF gene encoding [FeFe] hydrogenase H-cluster maturation GTPase HydF has translation MNETPKSLRLHIGIYGRRNVGKSSLLNALAGQQVSIVSDTPGTTTDPVEKTLELAPLGPVVFIDTAGIDDVGALGELRKERTLKALERTDVALLAAEPGQWGEYEDFFVGQLRERKIPFGVVLGKCDLAASSAGQLGGLDKDGIRWMSVSAMTGKGMGQVREALAALAPEHWFAEPRLLGDLLPAGELAVLVVPIDLGAPKGRLILPQVQAIRDILDSDASCMVVKERELAPALARLNKKPALVVCDSQIVLKAVADTPPDIPLTTFSILMARFKGDLAAFARGAAAIDQLQPGDAVLVSEACGHHPSADDIGRVKIPRWLRQYAGGDIRVDNLAGRDFPDDLSPYKLIIHCGACTFNRQSMLARLGRAHEQGIPMTNYGLAISHVQGVLRRVLEPFPAALTAFDAVSQA, from the coding sequence ATGAATGAAACACCCAAAAGTCTGCGTCTGCACATAGGCATCTATGGTCGGCGCAATGTTGGCAAGTCTTCCCTGCTCAACGCACTGGCGGGGCAGCAGGTTTCCATTGTTTCCGACACGCCCGGCACAACCACCGATCCTGTGGAAAAAACGCTGGAACTGGCGCCCCTCGGGCCTGTGGTATTTATTGATACTGCGGGCATTGACGATGTCGGCGCGCTGGGCGAGCTGCGCAAGGAGCGCACGCTTAAGGCCCTTGAGCGCACGGACGTTGCCCTGCTGGCCGCAGAGCCGGGGCAGTGGGGCGAGTATGAAGATTTTTTTGTGGGCCAGTTGCGTGAGCGCAAAATTCCTTTTGGTGTGGTTTTGGGCAAGTGCGATCTGGCGGCCTCTTCTGCCGGGCAGCTTGGCGGGCTGGATAAGGACGGCATCCGCTGGATGAGCGTATCCGCCATGACAGGCAAGGGCATGGGGCAGGTGCGTGAAGCGCTGGCGGCCCTTGCGCCGGAACACTGGTTTGCAGAGCCGCGCCTGCTGGGCGACCTGCTGCCAGCGGGCGAGCTGGCAGTGCTGGTGGTTCCCATCGACCTTGGCGCGCCCAAGGGGCGGCTCATACTGCCGCAGGTGCAGGCCATACGCGATATTCTCGACAGCGACGCCTCCTGCATGGTGGTGAAAGAGCGGGAACTGGCCCCTGCGCTGGCCCGGCTGAACAAAAAACCCGCTCTCGTGGTCTGCGACTCGCAGATTGTGCTCAAGGCCGTGGCCGACACGCCGCCAGATATCCCGCTGACCACATTTTCCATTCTCATGGCCCGATTCAAGGGCGATCTGGCGGCTTTTGCCAGGGGCGCGGCTGCCATCGACCAGTTGCAGCCCGGCGATGCCGTGCTGGTGTCCGAAGCCTGCGGGCATCATCCTTCTGCGGATGACATCGGACGGGTCAAGATACCGCGTTGGCTCAGGCAATACGCCGGGGGCGACATCCGCGTGGATAATCTGGCGGGGCGGGATTTCCCCGACGATCTCAGCCCCTACAAGCTCATAATCCACTGCGGAGCCTGCACCTTCAATCGACAGAGCATGCTTGCGCGCCTGGGGCGTGCCCATGAGCAGGGGATTCCCATGACCAACTACGGGCTGGCTATCTCACATGTGCAGGGTGTGCTGCGCAGGGTTCTTGAGCCTTTTCCCGCTGCCCTGACGGCTTTTGACGCCGTTTCACAGGCCTGA